The bacterium genome segment AAGCCGGCAGTAATAAGCAGGGGATATAAAAGGAAGGGAAAAGGTATAATCACGGTTTTTGACGGCAGCAGGTTTCTAGTATCTCCCTCCCTTGCAGGAGACGAACCTTATCTCATTGCCAAAACTCTTTCAGAGATTCCGGTTGTAGTCGGAAGTAACAGGTACGATGCAGCTCTGTACACACAGAACTTATTCAACCCTGATGTTATTATTCTTGATGATGCATTTCAGCACAGACGTCTAAATAGAAATATTAATATTGTTATTATTGACTCCTCAAATCCCTGGGGTAACAGATCACTGCTTCCCGGAGGCCCCTTGCGGGAACCTCTGTCTTCTCTTAAGCGTGCAGATGTTGTAGTTTTATCAAGAGTAAATGAATCCGGAAATACAGATATAATTTTCAACAAAATCAGGCCTTACTATTCAGCACCTGTTGTACTTTCCGGGTATGTACCTGAATCATGGGTGGGATTAAATAATAATATAAAAGATATTGGAACTCTTAAGGGAAAGTCTGTTATTGCGTTTACCGCAACAGGGAATCCCGATTCTTTTCGAAGGACATTAAAAAACACATCTGTAAACATTGCAGACTTTATACATTTTAAGGATCATCACTGGTTCACACAAAAAGATATTAACCGGATAACTGACAAAGCAAAAGCTGTAAATGCCGAAGCTCTTGTAACAACGGAAAAAGACATGGTCAGGCTCTATGATACGGGAAAAACAGACCTTCCTGTTTACAGCCTGAGAATACGTGTTGACATTCTGCAGGGTATTAATTATTTTAATACGATTTTAGAAAACTGTTTTAAAAATAAAATAAATCCATTTGCGGAGAAATTCTTTTGAGTATCGAAACCGATTTTTTAATCATAGGCAGCGGTGCAGCAGGTTTGTCCTTTGCCTTAAGAGCAGCGAACAAAGGAACAGTGGCTGTTATAACTAAAAAACAGCGTGCTGACTCCAATACAAATTATGCGCAGGGCGGAATAGCTGCTGTTGTAGACCCTGAGGATTCTTTTGAAAGTCATGTTCAGGATACAATAAAGGCAGGTGTTGATCTCTGCTATAAGGATGCAGTTGAAGCAATTGTCAAAGAGGGCCCTCAAAGAATCTACGACCTCGTGGATTGGGGCGTACTTTTCACTCATTCCGAAAACGGCAGCGGATTTGATCTTGGAATGGAAGGAGGCCACTCCAAACCGAGAATAGTCCATGCAATGGATAAAACGGGCAACGCAGTGGAAACAGCTCTTCTTAATAAAGTTAAAAACCATCCCAACATTGAAGTTCATGAAAATCATATTGCTGTAGAATTAATTACAGAACATCACCTTACAGGAGGCGGAAAAACAACAAAAGACAAAACCCACTGCTGGGGAGCATATGCTCTTGACGGAGATACCGGTGAAGTAAAAACCTTCCTCGCAAAGGTTACTCTTCTTGCAAGCGGCGGTACCGGCCAGATATATCTTCATACGACAAATCCCTCCATTGCCACAGGTGACGGCATTGCAATGGCATACAGAGCAGGCGCGGCAATTGCAAACCTTGAATTTATTCAATTTCACCCGACTACACTCTACCATCCGGAAGGTGATTCATTTCTAATCTCTGAGGCAGTCAGAGGCTTTGGCGCTATTTTGCGCAATAAAGACGGCGAAGCCTTTATGAAGGGTTACCATGAAATGGCAGATCTCGCTCCAAGGGATATTGTTGCAAGAGCCATTGATGCTGAGATAAAACGCAGAGGCGATGTATGTGTTTTTCTGGACGTAACACATTTTGACGCTGAAAAAGTCAGGGAACGCTTTCCGCAGATAAACGAGAATTTAACAAAATTAAACATTGATATGACAAAAGAACCAATACCTGTGGTGCCGTCAGCTCATTACATGTGCGGAGGAGTTATCACTGACCTTGAGGGCAGGTCAACAATTGAAGGCCTTTACGTAACAGGTGAAACTGCATGTACAGGTGTGCATGGTGCTAACAGGCTTGCATCAAATTCACTTCTTGAAGCTCTTGTATTTTCAGAACGGGCATACAGGAATTCAATAAAATATATTGAAAGCCAGAATATTACAATTCCAAAAATACCGCACTGGAGTGACGAAGGAACTTTTGACCAGGAAGAGTGGGTGCTTAT includes the following:
- the lpxK gene encoding tetraacyldisaccharide 4'-kinase, which codes for AITIRNILYNTSILKIHSVDTPVISVGNISVGGTGKTPLVEFIADKLLKEGHKPAVISRGYKRKGKGIITVFDGSRFLVSPSLAGDEPYLIAKTLSEIPVVVGSNRYDAALYTQNLFNPDVIILDDAFQHRRLNRNINIVIIDSSNPWGNRSLLPGGPLREPLSSLKRADVVVLSRVNESGNTDIIFNKIRPYYSAPVVLSGYVPESWVGLNNNIKDIGTLKGKSVIAFTATGNPDSFRRTLKNTSVNIADFIHFKDHHWFTQKDINRITDKAKAVNAEALVTTEKDMVRLYDTGKTDLPVYSLRIRVDILQGINYFNTILENCFKNKINPFAEKFF
- the nadB gene encoding L-aspartate oxidase; this translates as MLLSIETDFLIIGSGAAGLSFALRAANKGTVAVITKKQRADSNTNYAQGGIAAVVDPEDSFESHVQDTIKAGVDLCYKDAVEAIVKEGPQRIYDLVDWGVLFTHSENGSGFDLGMEGGHSKPRIVHAMDKTGNAVETALLNKVKNHPNIEVHENHIAVELITEHHLTGGGKTTKDKTHCWGAYALDGDTGEVKTFLAKVTLLASGGTGQIYLHTTNPSIATGDGIAMAYRAGAAIANLEFIQFHPTTLYHPEGDSFLISEAVRGFGAILRNKDGEAFMKGYHEMADLAPRDIVARAIDAEIKRRGDVCVFLDVTHFDAEKVRERFPQINENLTKLNIDMTKEPIPVVPSAHYMCGGVITDLEGRSTIEGLYVTGETACTGVHGANRLASNSLLEALVFSERAYRNSIKYIESQNITIPKIPHWSDEGTFDQEEWVLISHDRREIRRLMWDYVGIVRNTERLARAGDRINLIKKQVEDFYKATRVTPELIELRNIACVSSLVIRSALFRKESRGLHYTTDYPERDDANWQGNTVLWQNAISLKPFSHSFS